One segment of Drosophila mauritiana strain mau12 chromosome 3R, ASM438214v1, whole genome shotgun sequence DNA contains the following:
- the LOC117143908 gene encoding gamma-aminobutyric acid type B receptor subunit 2 isoform X2, protein MFRPSWFPFASLLFLLLWSTAWGRTAKRSDVYIAGFFPYGDGVENSYTGRGVMPSVKLALGHVNEHGKILANYRLHMWWNDTQCNAAVGVKSFFDMMHSGPNKVMLFGAACTHVTDPIAKASKHWHLTQLSYADTHPMFTKDAFPNFFRVVPSENAFNAPRLALLKEFNWTRVGTVYQNEPRYSLPHNHMVADLDAMEVEVVETQSFVNDVAESLKKLREKDVRIILGNFNEHFARKAFCEAYKLDMYGRAYQWLIMATYSTDWWNVTQDSECSVEEIATALEGAILVDLLPLSTSGDITVAGITADEYLVEYDRLRGTEYSRFHGYTYDGIWAAALAIQYVAEKREDLLTHFDYRVKDWESVFLEALRNTSFEGVTGPVRFYNNERKANILINQFQLGQMEKIGEYHSQKSHLDLSLGKPVRWVGKTPPKDRTLIYIEHSQVNPTIYIVSASASVIGVIIATVFLAFNIKYRNQRYIKMSSPHLNNLIIVGCMMTYLSIIFLGLDTTLSSVAAFPYICTARAWILMAGFSLSFGAMFSKTWRVHSIFTDLKLNKKVIKDYQLFMVVGVLLAIDIAIITTWQIADPFYRETKQLEPLHHENIDDVLVIPENEYCQSEHMTIFVSIIYAYKGLLLVFGAFLAWETRHVSIPALNDSKHIGFSVYNVFITCLAGAAISLVLSDRKDLVFVLLSFFIIFCTTATLCLVFVPKVRLVLVELKRNPQGVVDKRVRATLRPMSKNGRRDSSVCELEQRLRDVKNTNCRFRKALMEKENELQALIRKLGPEARKWIDGVTCTGGSNVGSELEPILSDDIVRLSAPPVRREMPSTTVTEMTSVDSVTSTHVEMDNSFVSVQSTVMAPSLPPKKKKQSIVEHHSHAPAPTMMQPIQQQLQQHLQQHQQMQQQHLQQQQHQQMQQQQQQQHHHRHLEKRNSVSAQTDDNIGSITSTAGKRSGGDCSSMRERRQSTASRHYDSGSQTPTARPKYSSSHRNSSTNISTSQSELSNMCPHSKPSTPAVIKTPTASDHRRTSMGSALKSNFVVSQSDLWDTHTLSHAKQRQSPRNYASPQRCAEHHGGHGMSYDPNTTSPIQRSVSEKNRNKHRPKPQKGTVCQSETDSERERDPPPNSQPCVQPRKVSRNSNIQHAAHHHSSPNVAPDKQRSRHRGKQDSSIYGASSETELLEGETAILPIFRKLLTEKSPNYRGRSAVGQSCPNISIKCDIVEYL, encoded by the exons ATGTTCCGGCCAAGTTGGTTTCCATTCGCCAGCCTGCTGTTCCTGCTCCTTTGGAGCACCGCCTGGGGCAGGACAGCCAAGAGATCGGACGTCTACATAGCGGGATTCTTCCCGTACGGGGATGGCGTGGAGAACTCATACACCGGGCGGGGCGTTATGCCCAGCGTAAAGCTCGCCTTGGGCCACGTTAATGAGCATGGAAAGATACTGGCCAATTACAGGCTGCACATGTGGTGGAACGACACTCAG TGCAATGCTGCTGTGGGCGTAAAGTCCTTTTTCGATATGATGCACTCGGGTCCCAACAAAGTAATGCTCTTCGGCGCTGCGTGCACCCATGTGACCGATCCCATAGCCAAGGCCAGCAAGCACTGGCACCTCACCCAGCTCAGCTACGCGGACACGCATCCCATGTTTACCAAGGATGCGTTTCCCAATTTCTTTCGGGTGGTACCCTCGGAGAATGCCTTTAATGCGCCGCGACTGGCCCTGCTGAAGGAGTTTAATTGGACCAGAGTGGGCACTGTCTACCAAAATGAGCCACGATATTCGCTGCCCCACAATCACATGGTCGCTGACCTGGATGCCATGGAGGTCGAGGTGGTGGAGACGCAGAGCTTCGTCAACGATGTGGCTGAATCCTTGAAGAAATTGCGCGAGAAGGATGTGAGGATCATTCTGGGCAACTTCAACGAGCACTTTGCACGCAAGGCATTCTGTGAGGCTTATAA ATTGGACATGTATGGCAGAGCCTATCAATGGCTGATTATGGCCACCTATTCCACGGATTGGTGGAATGTCACGCAGGACAGCGAGTGCAGTGTGGAGGAGATCGCCACAGCCttagaaggtgccattctagtGGATCTTCTGCCCTTGTCCACCAGTGGCGACATCACAGTGGCGGGCATT ACTGCTGATGAGTATCTTGTGGAGTACGACCGACTGCGAGGCACTGAATATTCCCGCTTTCATGGCTATACCTATGATGGTATCTGGGCAGCTGCCTTGGCCATTCAGTATGTGGCCGAAAAGCGAGAGGATCTGCTAACACATTTTGATTATCGCGTGAAGGACTGGGAGAGTGTCTTCCTTGAGGCTCTACGAAATACATCCTTCGAGGGTGTGACG GGACCCGTACGTTTCTACAACAACGAACGCAAGGCCAACATCCTGATCAATCAGTTTCAGCTGGGACAAATGGAAAAGATCGGGGAATACCACTCACAGAAGTCACACTTGGACTTAAGCTTGGGAAAACCAGTCAGATGGGTGGGGAAAACTCCTCCCAAGGATCGCACCTTGATCTACATCGAGCACAGTCAGGTCAATCCAACCATATACATCGTGTCGGCTAGTGCTTCGGTCATTGGAGTGATTATTGCCACAGTTTTTCTGGCCTTTAACATTAAGTATCGCAATCAAAG ATACATCAAGATGTCCAGTCCCCATTTGAACAATCTGATCATTGTGGGCTGTATGATGACCTATCTGAGCATCATTTTCCTGGGTCTGGATACCACATTAAGTAGTGTGGCAGCTTTTCCCTATATCTGCACAGCTCGAGCCTGGATCTTGATGGCTGGATTCAGTCTCAGTTTTGGAGCCATGTTCTCGAAGACGTGGCGGGTGCATTCGATATTCACCGATCTGAAGCTCAATAAGAAGGTGATCAAGGACTATCAGTTGTTTATGGTTGTGGGCGTGCTTTTGGCCATTGATATAGCCATTATAACCACCTGGCAGATTGCTGATCCCTTTTACCGCGAAACAAAACAGCTGGAACCCTTG CATCACGAGAATATTGATGATGTTTTGGTGATCCCCGAAAACGAGTACTGCCAGTCTGAGCACATGACCATATTCGTTAGCATTATTTATGCCTACAAGGGACTGTTGTTG GTTTTTGGCGCCTTTTTGGCCTGGGAAACTCGACATGTTTCCATACCGGCTCTGAACGATTCCAAGCATATTGGTTTCTCCGTTTATAATGTGTTTATCACTTGTCTGGCCGGAGCGGCTATTTCCCTGGTGCTATCGGATCGAAAGGATTTAGTTTTTGTCTTACTCTCgttttttatcattttttgTACGACAGCCACTTTGTGTTTGGTGTTCGTACCGAAAGTAAGACTGGTA TTGGTGGAACTGAAGCGGAATCCCCAGGGCGTGGTGGACAAACGCGTTAGGGCAACGTTGAGACCAATGTCTAAGAATGGACGCCGGGATTCCTCGGTGTGCGAACTGGAACAACGATTGCGGGATGTGAAGAACACAAACTGCCGGTTCCGAAAGGCGCTGATGGAGAAAGAGAACGAGCTGCAGGCCTTAATCCGCAAGCTGGGACCCGAGGCACGCAAATGGATCGATGGGGTGACCTGCACAGGTGGCTCCAACGTCGGTAGCGAACTGGAGCCCATACTGAGCGATGACATTGTTAGGCTCTCAGCTCCACCGGTGCGCCGAGAGATGCCCAGCACCACAG TTACCGAGATGACGTCCGTGGATAGTGTGACCTCGACTCATGTGGAGATGGATAACTCCTTTGTATCGGTGCAGTCCACAGTGATGGCGCCATCGCTTCCTCC caaaaagaaaaagcaaTCCATTGTAGAGCACCACTCGCATGCCCCTGCTCcaactatgatgcagccaatccagcagcaactgcagcagcacttgcagcaacatcagcagatgcagcagcagcacctgcagcagcagcaacaccagcagatgcaacagcaacagcagcagcagcatcatcatcgccatctgGAGAAGAGAAACTCGGTGTCCGCTCAGACCGATGACAATATAGGCAGCATCACCAGTACGGCGGGCAAGCGGAGCGGAGGAGACTGCTCCAGCATGCGGGAGAGGCGTCAATCGACCGCCTCCAGGCACTACGACAGTGGCAGCCAGACGCCCACAGCCCGGCCAAAGTACAGCAGCTCGCACCGGAACTCCTCCACCAACATCTCCACATCGCAATCGGAGTTGAGCAACATGTGTCCACACTCGAAGCCCAGTACTCCGGCTGTGATTAAGA CTCCCACTGCCTCCGACCATCGCCGCACCAGCATGGGCTCCGCCCTGAAGTCCAACTTCGTGGTTTCGCAGAGTGACCTCTGGGACACGCACACGCTGTCGCACGCCAAGCAGCGCCAGTCGCCGCGGAACTACGCCAGTCCGCAGCGCTGTGCTGAGCATCATGGCGGCCACGGGATGTCCTATGACCCGAACACCACCTCACCCATCCAGCGGTCCGTCTCCGAGAAGAACCGCAATAAGCATCGGCCAAAACCGCAGAAGGGCACCGTTTGCCAGAGCGAGACGGACAGCGAACGGGAACGGGATCCGCCGCCCAATAGTCAGCCGTGCGTCCAGCCGCGCAAGGTCAGCCGGAACTCCAACATCCAGCACGCCGCCCACCACCACAGTTCGCCCAATGTGGCGCCCGATAAGCAGCGGAGCAGACACCGCGGCAAGCAGGATAGCAGCATCTACGGCGCCAGCAGCGAGACGGAACTGCTCGAGGGCGAGACGGCCATTTTGCCCATCTTCCGGAAACTCCTCACCGAGAAGAGTCCCAACTATCGGGGCCGCAGTGCTGTGGGCCAGAGCTGTCCGAATATATCCATAAAATGCGATATCGTCGAGTACTTGTAG